In Paenibacillus sp. J23TS9, a single genomic region encodes these proteins:
- a CDS encoding hemolysin family protein: MNLIWVVVLVILNGFFVSAEFAMVKIRSSRVETMVDEGRKGALFAQKIVNNLDAYLSACQLGITLASLGLGWLGEPAIASLVRPLIHALGFGEAAVHGIAVVIAFLLITILHIVLGELAPKSMAIRKAETVVLMSAAPMVYFNKLMYPFIWVLNGLANALLRMLRIAPASESDSAHTEEEIRVLMKESNKNGLIDNTELALVDNIFDFAETTGREIMIPRTEMICLNTQMSREENLEIAYEGMRTRYPVCDGDKDHIIGFIHIKDLLRSTATEYNTLIRPILAVPESIQISALLKLMQRGKTQIAILIDEYGGTSGLVTLEDIMEEIVGEIQDEFDEERPGVEMIHENEYSIDGLMLIDEVNDRFGLELDTTDYDTVGGWLYSRVEAIPPQKGQSAELDGHIFIVEETDHKRIARIKLLKPQLMVEEAGA, encoded by the coding sequence ATGAATTTGATTTGGGTAGTGGTATTGGTAATACTGAATGGTTTTTTTGTATCCGCGGAATTCGCAATGGTGAAAATACGGAGCAGCCGTGTGGAAACCATGGTTGACGAAGGACGTAAAGGCGCATTATTCGCACAAAAAATCGTAAATAACCTGGATGCCTATTTATCTGCTTGTCAGCTAGGCATCACGCTCGCATCACTCGGACTTGGATGGCTTGGAGAACCTGCCATAGCAAGTCTCGTTAGACCTCTGATACATGCCTTGGGCTTTGGAGAAGCCGCTGTACACGGCATTGCCGTGGTCATTGCTTTTCTGCTGATTACGATTCTGCACATCGTACTTGGAGAATTGGCGCCCAAATCGATGGCGATCCGCAAGGCGGAAACTGTCGTCCTGATGTCGGCCGCTCCAATGGTGTATTTCAATAAGCTAATGTATCCTTTCATCTGGGTATTAAACGGACTCGCTAATGCTTTATTGCGCATGCTGCGCATCGCACCGGCTTCAGAATCGGATTCCGCCCATACGGAGGAAGAAATCCGGGTTCTGATGAAGGAAAGCAACAAAAACGGACTTATCGATAATACGGAGCTCGCACTGGTTGATAATATCTTCGATTTTGCCGAAACAACCGGTCGTGAGATTATGATTCCCCGTACGGAAATGATATGTTTGAATACACAAATGTCCCGGGAAGAAAATCTTGAGATTGCTTATGAAGGCATGAGAACCCGTTATCCTGTTTGTGATGGTGATAAGGATCACATTATCGGTTTTATTCATATTAAAGATTTGCTGCGTTCCACGGCGACTGAATACAATACTTTAATTCGTCCGATCCTTGCTGTACCGGAATCCATTCAGATCAGCGCTTTGCTGAAGCTGATGCAGCGGGGTAAGACTCAGATTGCCATCCTGATTGATGAGTATGGTGGCACATCCGGGCTTGTTACCCTGGAAGACATTATGGAAGAAATCGTCGGTGAAATCCAGGATGAGTTTGATGAAGAGCGTCCTGGAGTTGAAATGATTCATGAGAATGAATATTCGATTGACGGATTAATGCTCATTGATGAAGTGAACGACCGGTTCGGACTTGAACTGGACACGACGGACTACGATACTGTCGGCGGCTGGTTATATTCCCGTGTTGAGGCGATTCCTCCACAAAAGGGACAATCGGCTGAGCTCGATGGTCATATTTTCATAGTGGAAGAAACCGATCATAAGCGCATAGCAAGGATTAAGCTGCTGAAACCCCAATTGATGGTGGAGGAAGCGGGCGCATAA
- a CDS encoding cell wall hydrolase yields the protein MAVIKTNSGQTRLLARLMRAEAEGEGNLGMLMVGNVGVNRILGNCLDFNNIRSIQDMVYQSPGGFEAPQKGYFYQKARDQDIRLAERAINGERYWPASNALWFFRPTAECPATWYNQANTGRFKAHCFFSPSSENCPNVY from the coding sequence TTGGCTGTTATCAAAACGAACTCGGGGCAAACCAGGCTGCTCGCTCGTTTGATGAGGGCTGAAGCTGAAGGGGAAGGGAATCTTGGTATGCTGATGGTAGGTAACGTCGGCGTGAACCGCATCTTGGGAAACTGTTTGGATTTCAACAATATTCGCAGTATCCAGGATATGGTCTACCAAAGTCCAGGCGGTTTTGAAGCTCCGCAGAAGGGGTATTTTTATCAAAAGGCCAGGGATCAGGATATCAGGTTAGCTGAGCGCGCCATTAACGGTGAACGGTATTGGCCGGCTTCCAACGCATTGTGGTTTTTCCGTCCCACAGCTGAATGCCCGGCAACCTGGTACAATCAGGCGAATACGGGACGTTTTAAGGCACACTGCTTTTTCAGCCCTTCGAGTGAGAATTGCCCGAATGTGTATTAA
- a CDS encoding helix-turn-helix transcriptional regulator, with product MNYSLDIKFEPVHEFMNSLHSYICRKSHKKIDLAPCWAIETKEKLTPEFAQTLDDMLINGDWSFAYLMAFLVPEGLGVDGFLSWFRQLSIHQLIELFEANGNEFPEDDIEVFQEKTSSMFQQWYEQYFRFVDQEILTALEKEKVARVNRLIEVQGEEFVDETTNGMIFKPIPGVQELLLVPQYHFQPLNIVSQYGSKLICHYNARIYLGDEELIPTHDLRTLRSLGEKNRLKILRFLHKGPRTFTEIVSHLKLSKGITHDHISKLRSAGVLYAHFEGENLTEYSLRKRALYQVQERLMHYIEEG from the coding sequence TTGAATTATAGCTTGGATATAAAATTCGAACCCGTTCATGAATTTATGAACAGCCTGCATTCCTACATATGCCGCAAATCACACAAAAAAATAGACCTCGCCCCTTGTTGGGCCATCGAAACCAAAGAAAAGCTAACACCTGAATTTGCCCAAACGCTTGATGACATGCTGATTAACGGAGACTGGAGTTTTGCCTATCTAATGGCGTTCCTTGTTCCAGAGGGCCTTGGTGTAGATGGTTTTTTATCTTGGTTTAGGCAATTAAGCATTCATCAACTTATTGAGCTATTCGAAGCAAATGGTAATGAATTCCCTGAGGATGACATTGAAGTTTTTCAGGAAAAAACAAGCTCCATGTTTCAGCAATGGTACGAGCAATATTTTAGATTTGTAGATCAGGAGATTCTGACTGCGCTCGAAAAAGAAAAAGTGGCGAGAGTCAACCGTCTGATTGAAGTTCAAGGAGAAGAGTTTGTAGACGAAACAACAAATGGAATGATCTTTAAACCAATACCTGGCGTGCAGGAGCTGCTTCTGGTTCCTCAGTATCATTTTCAACCGCTCAATATCGTTTCTCAATATGGTTCCAAGCTGATCTGTCATTATAACGCTCGAATTTATTTGGGGGATGAGGAACTGATTCCAACGCATGATCTGCGAACACTTCGGAGTCTTGGGGAGAAAAACCGTTTGAAAATTTTAAGGTTCCTGCATAAAGGTCCCCGTACATTCACCGAAATTGTGAGTCATCTTAAGCTATCCAAAGGAATCACCCACGATCACATCTCGAAGCTTCGCAGCGCAGGGGTGCTATATGCGCATTTTGAAGGGGAAAACCTGACGGAATACAGTCTGAGAAAACGTGCGCTCTATCAGGTTCAAGAGCGATTGATGCACTATATCGAGGAAGGATAA
- the gerQ gene encoding spore coat protein GerQ, whose amino-acid sequence MMPQPFRPAAYNMGNGYPGLSGGGQGMPGSMTMGSMGGMGSVPPQVTSGSPMGPMGTVMQAPQQPQFEQSYIENILRLNLGKTGTFYMTYENNSQWNAKVFTGVIEAAGRDHIIISERSTGQRIVLLTLNLDYITFNEPLIYQYPGVIGNPGQGR is encoded by the coding sequence ATGATGCCTCAACCTTTTCGTCCGGCTGCGTATAATATGGGAAATGGATATCCTGGTTTATCCGGAGGCGGCCAAGGCATGCCCGGAAGTATGACCATGGGAAGTATGGGCGGAATGGGATCCGTCCCTCCGCAAGTAACCAGCGGCAGTCCGATGGGTCCGATGGGAACGGTTATGCAAGCACCCCAGCAACCGCAATTCGAGCAATCTTACATTGAGAATATTCTGCGTTTGAACCTGGGGAAAACCGGAACCTTCTACATGACTTATGAAAACAACTCCCAATGGAATGCAAAAGTATTCACGGGAGTGATTGAAGCCGCAGGACGGGATCACATTATTATTTCGGAAAGATCGACAGGCCAGCGTATCGTTCTGCTGACTCTTAATCTCGATTACATTACATTTAACGAACCGCTCATATACCAGTATCCAGGTGTTATTGGAAACCCTGGTCAAGGTCGTTAA